From the Leptospira sp. WS60.C2 genome, one window contains:
- a CDS encoding flagellar motor protein MotB, translating to MRRRSRFVSKEEDHVEAHDRWLLTYADMITLLLGLFIILYAVSKVDSKRLNEVAKDIKRGFGLNVSSLGVLVDGGSGILEDDTMVPKSEVFRLWERIGFALKALKEKAKLKLGLAETEELKLTFAGSDLASDDVLKTDPDLKFAFEQLAILSKGMDIDIVVRVHIPYESQIDKSKFQNSWDYHSNRASLLAEKLVNEYGIPKEQVSVQGYAMFQKSKFSDTPEKKANEERIEILIRKKETADTTK from the coding sequence ATGAGAAGACGCTCCAGGTTTGTATCCAAAGAAGAAGACCATGTGGAAGCACATGATAGGTGGTTACTTACCTATGCTGACATGATCACACTTCTTTTAGGTTTATTTATCATTTTGTATGCAGTCAGTAAGGTGGATTCCAAACGACTGAACGAAGTGGCAAAAGACATCAAAAGAGGATTTGGACTGAATGTGAGTTCATTAGGAGTTTTAGTCGATGGTGGTTCTGGGATTTTGGAAGACGATACCATGGTTCCCAAATCAGAAGTGTTTCGACTTTGGGAACGAATTGGTTTTGCTTTAAAAGCGCTAAAAGAAAAAGCAAAATTAAAACTGGGACTTGCCGAAACTGAAGAACTCAAACTTACATTTGCCGGTTCGGATTTAGCTTCCGATGACGTACTAAAAACTGATCCCGATTTAAAATTTGCGTTTGAACAATTGGCGATTTTATCCAAAGGTATGGATATAGATATTGTCGTTCGAGTTCACATCCCTTATGAATCTCAAATTGACAAATCCAAATTCCAAAATTCTTGGGATTATCATTCCAATCGAGCCTCCTTACTCGCAGAAAAGTTAGTCAATGAATATGGTATTCCCAAGGAACAAGTATCTGTTCAAGGTTATGCGATGTTTCAAAAATCAAAATTTTCAGACACACCTGAAAAAAAAGCAAACGAAGAACGAATCGAAATTTTAATTCGCAAAAAAGAAACAGCTGATACTACAAAATAA
- a CDS encoding helix-turn-helix domain-containing protein, translating into MRSFKKHLDNKLRNKSFKKIFEEEKELVNISIELQTLREKKGLSQSDLAKKAHVTQQQLSKIENGVNCNLSTFLKVCHALDLEVSIKNRKISA; encoded by the coding sequence ATGCGATCGTTCAAAAAACATTTAGATAATAAGTTGAGAAATAAATCATTTAAGAAGATATTTGAAGAAGAAAAAGAACTTGTGAATATCTCGATTGAGTTACAAACACTAAGAGAGAAAAAAGGACTATCTCAATCGGATTTAGCAAAAAAAGCTCACGTCACCCAACAACAGCTGTCCAAAATTGAGAATGGAGTGAATTGTAACTTATCAACTTTTTTGAAAGTTTGTCACGCGCTAGATCTAGAAGTCTCCATTAAAAATAGAAAAATTTCTGCATAG